The Salvia splendens isolate huo1 unplaced genomic scaffold, SspV2 ctg729, whole genome shotgun sequence nucleotide sequence TTGGTTTGGTCTGTTTCGGCTTTCATCAGTTTCTTCCTCTTCTGCTTTCAAACTGAAAAGAGCAGACTTCCTGATTTTCCGCCACCCAACTTTCCAAGCTGATGAGTTCCTTTGTTTGGGTTTCTGCTTTTTATATTGTTGTTGTAACTCTGAGTGATCACTTTGCAGTTCATTCATTTGCAATTTCACTTTCTCAAGTTCTATTTTGAGGGTGTTGACTTCTTTGTTTGTTGCTGAGGCATTACTCTCCAGATCCGATTTATCAGCAGTTTCTGTCTGACCACTTCCTTGTATGGCCGCTCTTATTTTCATTTGCTCTGCGAATATGACCTGGGTGCCATCTCTTTGTCCGTCATACATACAAATATTGAGGTGCAAATGATGTATAGTGGACTTCAATATGGTTTTGATTGCTATATCTGATGAGCTTTAGTACTTATCAAAAGTGTTTGTAGCTGAAGTAACTTATGTAAATTTACCTCAATCACGGTCCTCAGTGGCAGCCTATCATTTTGTGCTGCATGTGCACATGCATCTAGTGAAAGCTTCCCACAATTCATGACTTTACATAGCCTCCTTCGTTCGTGATCTGGTAGTGATGGGTGAGTCTGTAAAGAAAATACTGATTCTCAGTTTATTTGATGACAGTATTAACATGGGGAGTAATTGTATGGTAGATAACCTTGAGATAGGTGTCAATGGCTCTGTAGAGGCCGTCATCACTTGTCCGAGCATTTTCCGGTAAGGACTGAGCTAAAAACAGAAACTTGGTAACTGGAAGCTTAGGATCTCTTGCAATTTCTGCTAGGTAGCTGTCTAGAAGTTTGCTTATTGGCAACGGTCCAGAATGCTGTTGTTGCAGCTGCTGCTGTTCATACATCAAAAAATATTCCAAAATCCTCTGCACAATCTCTGTGTTGTGCATGGTTTTTTCTTCAGTGGAACTGTAGCAACCCGATAATTGCAGGAGCCAAGATGTCAAAAGATAAATCATAATTAACCTGTTTACTAGGCTCAGTTGCTACCAATACTTGGTAAAAGATTGCATTTAGCCTGttatatttgaaaatttaatGAGAATTGGAGCAGGCGGTGACTTACTCTACCAGCTTCCCTTGATCACCTGCTGCATAACTTGGTATTAGAAGATCATTCACATCTGCACCTTCTAACACCAGACCAGCTCGTTTTTCAAGCTCTGAAACTATTGCTGGGGATGCCGAGTAGAGTAATGCCATCTTTAGCATCTTTAGAAGGAACTTACAAGGGACTGCTTCTTTCTCCGGAGGTAGTAAGCTTACTAGGCTCTCCACCATCAACCGCTGCTCCTTTGTTGGTCCAATGTACTCTTCCTGCTTTCTTCCACTTATGATTTTCCATTGCATCTCGCGTCTTCCATAGTTATTACTCCCAGCTGCTTCTCTCTCAGGCTCTGTACTTGGCAACCAGTATTCCTTGTATTGGATGATGCATGAACCTATAATCTCAGGTTTCATCCCTTTTGCCTTGAGTCCTGTTATG carries:
- the LOC121791121 gene encoding BTB/POZ domain-containing protein DOT3-like, coding for MEISMEQTLASNSDGITSEEDRRVIVPSKFIAAEADCGFEKKEHSWLAMSQIPTDLSIQVQEITFYVHKYPLISKCGYFSRIELRPQISDACCDIKLDNFPGGAETFEIILKFCYGLPISLNVSNVAALRCASEFLEMTEALEDGNLISKTEAFFTFVVLSSWGDSIAVLKSCETLSPWTDNLQIVRRCCDTIAWKITGETSTVGGLANGEKWWFNDVSTLRIDYFTRIITGLKAKGMKPEIIGSCIIQYKEYWLPSTEPEREAAGSNNYGRREMQWKIISGRKQEEYIGPTKEQRLMVESLVSLLPPEKEAVPCKFLLKMLKMALLYSASPAIVSELEKRAGLVLEGADVNDLLIPSYAAGDQGKLVDSTEEKTMHNTEIVQRILEYFLMYEQQQLQQQHSGPLPISKLLDSYLAEIARDPKLPVTKFLFLAQSLPENARTSDDGLYRAIDTYLKTHPSLPDHERRRLCKVMNCGKLSLDACAHAAQNDRLPLRTVIEVIFAEQMKIRAAIQGSGQTETADKSDLESNASATNKEVNTLKIELEKVKLQMNELQSDHSELQQQYKKQKPKQRNSSAWKVGWRKIRKSALFSLKAEEEETDESRNRPNQSRRSGLLRRRRQSVS